The Fragaria vesca subsp. vesca linkage group LG2, FraVesHawaii_1.0, whole genome shotgun sequence genome includes a window with the following:
- the LOC101315404 gene encoding cytochrome P450 94A1-like, with translation MNTMSALSVNSGHNLDSISTVFCFLFFFFTAMFSLFSLLLFILRLRPWCNCHVCRSFLTSSWTKDFANFCDWYAHLLRKSPTGTIHIHVLGNIVTSNPENVEYMLKTRFDNYPKGKPFTVLLGDLLGRGIFNVDGDMWRFQRKMASLELGSVTVRSHALEVVAAEIQSRLIPLMASVSGNDSDAGVLDLQDLFRRFSFDNICKFSFGLDPGCLEPSLPVSKFADAFDLASKLSAERAMTSSPVFWKIKRFFNVGSEKRLKEAVRIIDDQAKEMIKQRRKMGYVAKNDLLSRFMAIVNDDDQYLRDIVVSFLLAGRDTISSGLTSLFYLLSQHPEVTRAIREESDQVMGRAGAIPSFEQMREMHYLHAVLYETMRLFPPVQFDSKYCQEDDVLPDGTFVKSGTRVTYHPYAMGRMESIWGPDCLDFKPERWLKNGVYSPVSPYKYPVFQGGDRVCLGKELALVEMKCAAAALVGRFDIRVSQPGQAPRFAPGLTATVRGGLPVRVEERRG, from the coding sequence ATGAACACCATGTCTGCTTTGTCTGTTAACTCTGGTCATAATTTGGATTCCATTTCCACCGTTTTCTGTTTCCTATTCTTCTTCTTCACCGCTATGTTTTCCCTGTTTTCTCTGCTGCTGTTTATTCTCCGCCTCCGCCCGTGGTGCAACTGCCACGTGTGCCGCAGCTTCCTCACCTCCAGCTGGACGAAAGACTTCGCAAACTTCTGCGACTGGTACGCACATCTGCTGAGGAAGTCTCCGACCGGGACTATCCACATCCACGTCCTCGGCAACATCGTCACTTCCAACCCGGAAAACGTGGAGTACATGTTGAAAACGAGGTTCGACAACTACCCGAAAGGGAAGCCTTTCACCGTGCTCCTCGGCGATCTTTTGGGCCGCGGGATTTTCAACGTCGACGGCGACATGTGGCGGTTCCAGCGCAAGATGGCTAGTCTGGAGCTAGGCAGCGTGACGGTCCGGTCCCACGCGCTCGAGGTCGTCGCCGCTGAGATTCAGTCCAGGCTGATCCCGCTCATGGCTTCCGTATCAGGGAACGACTCAGACGCCGGCGTTTTGGATCTGCAAGACTTGTTCCGGCGATTCTCGTTCGACAACATCTGCAAATTCTCTTTCGGGTTGGACCCAGGTTGTCTCGAGCCGTCTCTGCCCGTTTCGAAATTCGCCGACGCGTTTGACCTGGCCTCGAAGCTCTCCGCAGAACGCGCCATGACGTCATCGCCGGTGTTTTGGAAGATCAAGAGGTTTTTCAACGTCGGCTCCGAAAAGCGGCTCAAGGAAGCCGTCAGAATAATCGATGATCAGGCGAAAGAGATGATCAAACAGCGTCGGAAAATGGGCTATGTCGCCAAAAACGACCTCCTGTCGCGGTTCATGGCCATCGTCAACGACGACGACCAGTACCTCAGAGACATAGTCGTCAGCTTTCTCTTGGCGGGCCGCGACACCATCTCCTCCGGTTTGACCAGCCTGTTCTATTTACTGTCCCAGCACCCGGAAGTCACGCGGGCCATCCGTGAGGAGTCGGATCAGGTCATGGGTCGGGCCGGAGCGATCCCGAGCTTTGAACAGATGAGGGAGATGCATTACTTGCATGCAGTGCTTTACGAGACAATGAGGCTGTTCCCGCCGGTGCAATTTGATTCCAAGTATTGTCAAGAAGACGATGTGTTACCTGATGGTACTTTTGTCAAGAGTGGAACTAGAGTCACCTATCATCCTTACGCAATGGGTCGGATGGAGAGCATTTGGGGACCCGATTGCCTTGATTTCAAGCCGGAGAGGTGGTTGAAGAACGGTGTTTACTCACCGGTGAGCCCGTACAAGTACCCGGTTTTTCAGGGAGGGGATAGAGTGTGCTTGGGGAAAGAGTTGGCTCTAGTGGAGATGAAATGTGCGGCTGCTGCCCTTGTTGGGAGGTTTGATATTCGGGTTTCGCAACCCGGTCAGGCACCACGGTTCGCGCCGGGGCTTACCGCCACCGTGAGAGGCGGGTTACCAGTTCGAGTTGAAGAAAGGAGAGGCTAG